In Campylobacter mucosalis, a single window of DNA contains:
- a CDS encoding mechanosensitive ion channel domain-containing protein — MKFWLLLFALFTFVFGAEDNNTIVQITEQLEQLNSQINILKAQTDSNSSKANLAILNDKKAKLLEQIPFFITQISIKESEIKKFRVKKAELEKIVKRYENSQNKTAYVQNAIELESMNIAQAYYTTLIELEEMFKNGTHAKAIRELINSGLLTLQTNSYTNIEELKSLDTNKFDAQINALQLQKQSSEEVLNYLKTNADLLSSNSILSELNLTTAIEFINKQIPTLASKFNIGKSVIIFAVFVFFISLTRILAKLTYLVLTILSKQDGTDEKEQILIIVKRPIAYLLIIYALKICVGVGFYPVPIPISIATALSIAYILGFGWLALTMLNGYGLIIISELTKKSGRKEVINLIIKIIYFIIIIITILLILARLGFDISAIIASLGIGGLAVAFAAKDIIANFFASVMLLFDNSFSQGDRIVCGNIDGTIVEIGLRKTSIRSFDNALIFVPNSKLASEPIINWSRRKAGRLINMTIGLTYDSKPEQILKCMSEIKSMLLANPKISKPDNGGSFISDNRRLKFKQNIVSIDDLAGYKNELYVALDKLNDSSIDILIYCFTKTTIRAEFLQVQQEIILGIMDIIAKNNLSFAFPSQSLYVENSDKNELPFVAKQDERSEV, encoded by the coding sequence ATGAAATTTTGGCTTTTGCTTTTTGCGTTATTTACGTTTGTTTTTGGTGCTGAAGATAATAATACTATCGTGCAAATCACAGAGCAATTAGAGCAACTAAACTCACAAATAAACATACTAAAGGCTCAAACCGACTCAAACTCAAGCAAGGCAAATTTAGCTATCTTAAATGATAAAAAGGCAAAGTTGCTTGAGCAAATACCATTTTTCATAACTCAAATTTCTATAAAAGAGAGCGAGATAAAGAAATTTAGAGTCAAAAAGGCGGAGTTAGAAAAAATAGTCAAGCGATATGAAAATAGCCAAAATAAAACCGCTTACGTCCAAAATGCAATCGAGCTTGAGAGTATGAATATCGCACAAGCCTACTACACAACGTTAATAGAGCTTGAGGAGATGTTTAAAAACGGCACACACGCAAAGGCTATAAGAGAGCTTATAAATTCTGGACTTTTGACACTCCAAACCAACTCATACACAAATATCGAGGAGTTAAAATCACTTGATACAAACAAATTTGACGCTCAGATAAATGCCTTGCAGCTACAAAAGCAAAGCAGTGAAGAGGTTTTAAACTACTTAAAAACAAATGCTGATCTTCTTAGCTCAAACAGCATACTTTCAGAGCTAAATTTAACAACGGCAATAGAGTTTATCAACAAACAAATTCCAACTTTAGCGTCTAAATTTAATATTGGAAAAAGTGTCATCATCTTTGCTGTATTTGTATTTTTCATATCGCTTACGAGAATTTTGGCAAAACTCACATATTTGGTGCTTACAATACTTTCAAAGCAAGATGGCACCGATGAAAAAGAGCAAATTTTAATCATCGTCAAACGTCCGATAGCGTATTTGCTTATCATATATGCACTTAAAATTTGTGTAGGCGTTGGCTTTTATCCAGTTCCTATACCAATTAGTATCGCAACTGCACTATCCATAGCATACATTTTAGGTTTTGGTTGGTTAGCACTCACTATGCTTAATGGCTATGGATTAATAATCATAAGCGAACTAACAAAAAAGAGTGGACGCAAAGAGGTTATAAATTTAATCATAAAAATCATATATTTTATAATCATAATAATCACCATACTTTTAATCCTTGCACGACTTGGTTTTGATATTTCAGCAATTATCGCTTCACTCGGTATTGGCGGACTTGCCGTGGCGTTTGCAGCAAAAGATATTATCGCAAATTTCTTTGCCTCAGTTATGCTTTTGTTTGATAACTCATTCTCTCAAGGCGACAGAATAGTTTGTGGCAACATAGATGGCACAATAGTTGAGATAGGGCTAAGGAAAACATCTATAAGAAGCTTTGATAACGCCCTGATATTTGTCCCAAATTCAAAACTAGCAAGTGAGCCTATCATCAACTGGTCTAGAAGAAAAGCTGGGCGACTTATAAATATGACAATTGGACTTACTTACGACTCAAAACCCGAGCAAATTTTAAAGTGTATGTCAGAGATAAAAAGTATGCTTTTGGCAAATCCAAAAATTTCAAAACCAGATAATGGTGGTAGTTTTATAAGCGATAACAGAAGGCTAAAATTTAAGCAAAATATAGTAAGCATTGATGATCTAGCAGGTTATAAAAATGAACTTTATGTGGCTTTAGATAAATTAAATGATAGTTCTATTGATATTTTGATATACTGCTTTACAAAAACGACCATAAGGGCGGAATTTTTACAAGTTCAGCAAGAGATAATTTTAGGTATTATGGATATAATTGCCAAAAATAACCTTAGCTTTGCATTTCCTAGTCAAAGTCTATATGTTGAAAATAGCGATAAAAACGAGTTGCCATTTGTAGCAAAACAAGATGAAAGGAGTGAGGTATGA
- a CDS encoding GGDEF domain-containing protein yields MIQNLSMHKISSTTAIKITNVLILLSHIFYLAMFYALGDNALMTLNIFSVCIYIFITAISFYDDENLKISLAITQFEIVIHATLCFMRLGWGYGFELLFFAFIFTSLFTDIRYKILTNALIFTQICIFFGCYYLFYDGTVKYDGWENTFFISNAVVACCFAIIVSRLLELSNTLAFINARQEKIEIEEILNQDPLTKLQNRNALNAFVKENLNNERDFAVVICDIDDFKRINDTYGHNAGDKVLINIAEIFKNIFRKDDFVCRWGGEEFLIILCDSTDQKALSVLERVRNSINSSHILYEDTQISVTMTYGVSCYESTKEQKDIYTMIKEADERLYKGKRSGKNCIVNE; encoded by the coding sequence ATGATACAAAATTTATCAATGCACAAAATCAGCTCCACAACAGCCATAAAAATCACAAATGTCCTTATTTTACTATCGCATATCTTTTACCTTGCGATGTTTTACGCGTTAGGCGACAACGCGTTGATGACCTTAAACATATTCTCAGTTTGTATCTATATTTTTATAACCGCCATATCATTTTATGATGATGAAAATTTGAAAATTTCACTTGCAATTACTCAGTTTGAGATAGTTATCCACGCCACTTTATGCTTTATGCGTCTTGGCTGGGGATATGGGTTTGAGCTTTTGTTTTTTGCCTTTATTTTCACATCGCTTTTTACAGATATCAGATACAAGATACTGACAAATGCTCTTATTTTTACCCAAATTTGCATATTTTTTGGTTGCTACTATCTGTTTTATGATGGGACTGTTAAATATGATGGCTGGGAAAATACATTTTTTATCTCAAATGCCGTTGTGGCGTGTTGTTTTGCCATAATAGTTTCACGCCTTTTAGAGCTTTCAAACACTCTTGCCTTTATAAATGCAAGACAAGAAAAGATCGAGATAGAAGAAATTTTAAACCAAGATCCTCTCACAAAACTACAAAATAGAAACGCTCTAAATGCCTTTGTAAAGGAAAATTTAAACAATGAGCGGGATTTTGCAGTCGTGATATGCGATATAGATGACTTTAAAAGGATAAATGACACTTACGGACATAACGCTGGGGATAAGGTTTTAATCAACATCGCAGAGATTTTTAAAAATATCTTTAGAAAAGATGACTTCGTGTGTCGCTGGGGTGGGGAGGAGTTTTTAATAATCCTATGCGATAGCACAGACCAAAAAGCTTTAAGCGTTTTAGAGCGTGTAAGAAATTCCATAAACTCAAGCCATATTTTATATGAAGATACTCAAATTTCAGTTACTATGACTTATGGTGTATCTTGCTATGAAAGCACAAAAGAGCAAAAGGACATATACACGATGATAAAAGAGGCTGACGAGCGTCTATATAAGGGAAAACGAAGCGGTAAAAACTGTATCGTAAACGAGTGA
- a CDS encoding GGDEF domain-containing protein, with protein sequence MFSVLDKTNYIEYKSADGIYRFLLDMVVVFNILSTSIFFILNHTLMFVSAILVIITLIVRVRYSYKYKNFSILWVHCNVIYISVSSTAILGFSSGFYLCLVLLVYSHYFCTFNNKIFSYAISLGELAILIAMKPNFQNSYGLPQWFSNMSFVICSLIVFFVIIRLGMFANFLTTSSYKELKDERDELERLSKHDYLTGLLNRRSIEHIIKYKPKIFKKPNSVLIMGDIDNFKFINDTYGHNWGDRVLQDIATTLKKIFRKDDFICRWGGEEFLIIIPEANIEFIHSLPKRLLKNISNNKLPSGASVTMTFGMVIFLNGFDDNFAQMIKKADELLYRGKKNGKDRVEMEIQK encoded by the coding sequence ATGTTTAGTGTTCTTGATAAAACAAACTATATCGAGTATAAATCAGCAGATGGCATATATCGATTTTTGCTCGATATGGTCGTTGTGTTTAACATTTTAAGCACGTCGATATTTTTTATCCTAAATCATACGTTGATGTTTGTATCTGCTATTTTAGTGATCATAACACTCATCGTAAGAGTAAGATACAGCTATAAATATAAAAATTTCAGCATACTTTGGGTGCATTGTAATGTCATATACATAAGCGTATCCTCAACCGCAATACTGGGCTTTAGCAGCGGTTTTTATCTATGTTTGGTGCTTCTTGTATATTCACACTATTTTTGCACGTTTAATAACAAAATTTTCTCATACGCCATATCTTTGGGTGAGTTAGCAATCCTAATAGCAATGAAGCCAAATTTCCAAAATAGCTATGGTTTGCCACAGTGGTTTAGCAATATGTCGTTTGTCATCTGCTCTTTAATAGTGTTTTTTGTCATCATTAGGCTTGGAATGTTTGCAAATTTCTTAACAACAAGCTCGTATAAAGAGCTAAAAGATGAGAGAGACGAGCTTGAGCGTCTTTCAAAACACGACTACTTAACAGGACTTTTAAACAGGCGAAGTATCGAGCATATCATAAAATACAAGCCTAAAATTTTCAAAAAGCCAAATTCTGTCTTGATAATGGGCGACATAGATAACTTTAAATTCATAAACGACACTTACGGACATAACTGGGGCGATAGGGTACTTCAAGATATTGCAACGACTCTAAAAAAGATATTTAGAAAAGATGACTTTATTTGTCGCTGGGGTGGAGAGGAATTTTTAATAATAATCCCAGAGGCAAACATAGAGTTTATCCACAGCCTACCAAAAAGACTTTTAAAAAACATAAGCAACAACAAACTACCAAGCGGTGCGTCCGTGACGATGACCTTTGGTATGGTAATATTTTTAAACGGCTTTGATGATAACTTTGCGCAGATGATTAAAAAGGCGGATGAGCTTTTGTATCGTGGCAAAAAAAATGGCAAGGATCGCGTGGAGATGGAGATACAAAAATGA